Within Conexivisphaerales archaeon, the genomic segment GCAGGTAGATAAGGAAGGGATATTGTCCATCCGTCAGCAAGCTGACCTGTCAGCTTTAGCATCCTTGCTCCGTATCCACCAACCCAGATTCTGATAGCATGATAGGGTTTTGGCCCAAATTGAGCATTTTTCAAGCTGTAGTATCTACCAGTAAAACTAACCTGTTGCTGACTACTTTCAGTATTAAGAAGCAACTTTATAATTTTCAATGCTTCTTCAAACGCATCTACTGCCTCTTTAGGCTCTCTCCTTATACCTCCAAGTGATTCTATACCGTCCCAGAAAGCTCCTGCTCCCATTCCTAACTCTATCCTTCCTTTTGTGATCAGGTCAAGTGAAGCAACTGCCTTCGCAAGCATAGCAGGGGGTCTCAGTGGCAAGTCTGCAACGTTTATCATAAGATGAACCATCTTGGTTGACATAACTAGAGCGGTAAGAAAGGTCCATGTGTCAAGGAAGTTTGGATTGTACGGATGATCCTGCATGCCTATCATGTCCAAGCCATACAAATCAGCCAGCTTTGCAATAGCAAAAGAGTCATCTATATGCTTGGAGTCAGGGTTTATGTTTACACCAAATAGAGGTTTCAATTTGTTCGTCTATAATTACAAGTCTGCTAAAAACATACATCAAGAATTAATTATCTTTTAGATCAAATAGAAGAGCTGGAATAAAGAGCTATTAGACCTTTTGTAGATCTCTCGTTTATCTTGTAAACCTCTGTTTGTAAAATTCAGTAAGATGATCAGTTAATACTTTACTCTACTGTAAAAGTATTAATCTCTGCTCGTCTATAGAGAATCTGCATAACGCTCTGATAAAGCACATCAATTTTAGTCAGTATTCTGCCTTATCCTCTGTATGGCATTGGAGAAATTTTTCCGCTCATCTTCAACCAGCTCCATCCAGTCTTTTTTTCCTTCTGAAATCTTGCGCATCTCCTCTTCAACTCTTGCTGTAAATTCTGGTGATATATAATCCATCCATCTATCCCCTATATACTCGATCAGCTTCAACCCTGTTACCGTAGGATAAACAATCATACCCTTTACATCTATGTATTTCCTTCGTCTTAGTATGTCTATCATTTGCGGTCTGGTACTCTTTGTCCCTATCCCTAGCTTCTCCATTTCTGCTAGCAAAGATTGCAGTGTAAATCTCGGAGGAGGTTCTGTTTTCTTTTCCACAATATCTATGCTATTTACAGAATAATCCATATTCTTTCTGAATTCCCTCGACAGTTTCTTCTCTCTTACTGAATAGTAATATACTTTGTAGAATCCGGGCTCTAAAACTTCTTTACCTTCTGCTGTAAAAAGTTCTTCGTTGATGACGCCTTCCACCTTTGTGTTAAGCAACTTGGCTGGAGGGCCAAAAATAGAAAGATAGTGGCGAAGAATTATTTCATATAACCTGCGAAGATGAAGATCATTCACTTCTGTTATTGGCGCTATAGGTGTTATAGGCTCATGGTCTTCATAATACCTTCCTTTGCTTGGCTGCAAGATATCTCTTGCCATCAAAGATTTTACATAATCAGCCAGTGAAGTAGCCTGAAGTCTTCCCAAGTTTGCTCTGTGATTAAAACTCGAAGTGTAAGTCTGATTTTCAACTCTAGGGTATGTTATCCTGCCATACAGATAGAGCTTCTCAGCTAGGGACATGACTCTGCTTGGTGAAATATGCATCAGGCCAGTAGCTACCTTCAGCATATCTGCTGTGTTTAAAGGTCTGGGCGGCCTTATCTCCTCAACATTTATTGTAATATTTGAGCAGCTCATTACCTTACTGCCTTTCACTTTACTAAAAATCTGCTCAGCCTTTTCTTTATCAAAGAAGGGGGAAGAAACATGAGTAAACTTGTTGCCTTCGACATCAGCTATAATTTCCCAGTATGGCTTAGACACAAATGAGTTAATCTCTCTTTCCCTTTGCACTATGATCCAAAGTGTAGATGTCTGTACTCTGCCAAAACTCATTACGTTTTTCCCAACCTTCAGTCTCAGTGTAAGTTCCCTTGTCCCCGCAAAGCCTGTTATTGAATCTATCTTCCTTCTTGCTTCAACGGACAACGCAAGATTCTTGTTGAATGACCTTAGATTTGAAAAGGCCTTGATGATGTCCGACTGAATTGTTGTAGTTAGCCAAAGTCTTTTAATCGGCTTATGCAAGCCTTCCAGTATTTCTATTATTTCCAGACCTATGTTCTCTCCCTCTTCGTCCGGGTCTGTTGCTATTATTATTTCCTCACTCTTCTCAGCTAGAGTCCTTATTGCAGAATAATACCCCTTTGCAGACATCACCTTAACTATGCTGAAGGGGTCTTGAAGGATCTTATCTACAGAGCTGTATGTCCAGTAGCTGATATCCTTTCTGGTGATGTAGTTTGTTATGTGTCCTTTTAGAGGCAGGATTGAGAATTCTCCTACTTGATAAAAATAAATAAGACCAATTCTTTTCCTCGCATACTTGCCCAAGGCTCTTGCTATATTGAATGCCATTCTTTCTTTCTCTGTTATTACAAGCTTCATTGGTATCATTCCATCATTAGCACATATCAACATGCAATAGCATTGTACGCACAAAAGTTAAAGGAGGTTATAGATAATCTTAACTATCCGGCAACTAATCTTTATAGAGAAGGCCTGATTTCATTAAACAGATTTTTATTTGGGTAGGGAGAATTGGGTTGGACAGCAGCTCCAAAATAGATAGATTGTTATAGACGTTCATTGATATTTATTTTAATGAGTGTGGAGAAGCATTATACAATGAAGGAAGCCAGTAAGCCTATGAATCCCACAACGGTGCACGAACTGATAGTTTATTATATACCAAATACGGAACATTTGAATATTGTCAGAAGCAGATATAATTTATGATGTTATAATTGTGGGCAGCGGTACAGCGATGAATCTGGTGAACCCACTTATTCGTCAGAATCCCGCAATAAAGATAGCTGTTATAGACAAAGATGAGCCAGGAGGCATCTGCCTGACGAGAGGCTGCATACCATCAAAGATAATGCTCTATCCAGCTGAGCTTATCAGATCGATAGAAAGAGCAGATGAGCTTGGGTTAGAGCTACAGATCAGAAGTGTAAGTTATAATAAGATCATGAATAGGATGAGATCTTTGATTGACGAAGAAATAAATTCTATAAGCGAGGGGTTAAGTAATGCTGAAAACATAGACTATTATCATTCGGTTGCAGAATTCATATCACCTTATACTATGAAGGTTAATGGCAAGGTAATAAAGGGAAAGATGATTTTTTTAACAACCGGATCAAGGGCAAAGATCCCAAGCATAAAAGGACTAGAAAAGACTCATTATTACACCAGCGATTCTATAATAAGAATGGAGATGAAGAATCTTCCCAAGAGTCTTGCAATTATAGGGGGAGGCTATATAGCTGCTGAGTTTGGGCATTTCTTCTCAGCAATGGGAAGCAGTGTTACAATTCTGGGTAAAAATTCTCAGTTTCTACCTGACGAAGAGCCAGAGGTTTCTGCACTGGCAAAAAAAGAACTTGGGAGATATATGACGATTTATACAGGATATCAGGTAGAAGAAGTAGAGCAATTACCTAGTGGAATCAAAAGAATTAAAGCTGTGAGCACGGTCAGTAAAGGTACATTATATGTTGAGGCAGAAGAACTATTGCTTGCAGCAGGAAGGGCTCCAAACAACGATATTCTGAAACCTGAAAAAGGAGGAATAGAACTTACAAAAGAAGGGTGGATAAAGGTGAATGAGTATTTTGAGACTTCACAGCCTAATGTCTGGGCATTTGGGGATGCCGATGGTAGATATCTATTCAAGCACGTTGCCAATTATGAGTCAGAGGTTGTCTTTTACAACGCTCTGCTAAAAAGGAAAGTTAAGGTTGACTACCATGCCATTCCACATGCTGTATTTACCTACCCTGAGATAGCTAGTGTTGGGATGAAGGAAAAGGTAGCTTCTGACCACTATGGCTCTGATAATATTTTGATAGGATTCTACAGGTATGAGTATACTGCAAAGGGAGAAGCGATGAACGTTAAGGACTATTTTGTCAAAGTTATAATCAAAAGAGATACTATGCAAATACTAGGGGCACATATTATAGGGCCATATGCTTCTATTCTTATCCAAGAAATAATAAACCTGATGTATACGCAGGACAGAAGCATTTTTCCTATGCAGGATGCTATTCATATTCATCCATCTTTGAGCGAGGTGGTTCAGAGGGCATTTGGTAATCTAATGAACCCAAGCGAGTACAGACACATGCTACAGCATTATTTTGAGGAGTCAGGTATTGAGATAGGGCAATAGTGAATTTGCAGGAATTCTTCTTCAGATTTTTTGAGTAAATCATTCGCTTTCTATTATTGTCGTTTGGCTGCATCTAAACATGAGCTAAAATTGAGCTAGCTATTCAACTTGGTGAGTGTTGACGAAGGACGGAGCCTGCCCAAAACTTGCGAGGTTTTCCAGCTTCCTGTTTCTACATACTCAAGACTTGGCATCAAGAAATATTTGACTTATATTGTAGAACAGCCTGTCTACTTCGCATCTCCTTTTGACAAGACTTTCGGTTGTCTTGAAGTGTTCTATCTGATAAGCACAAAAAAAAGATCAATTTATACATGCTATGAGCACTCAATCCTTTTTTGCCTGTATGTAAATACTAGCTGAGAGGATGGGTACGCGTATAGTCTTCATGGTACTTTGCTGGGCATACATCAATCAAATGCTGATTCAGCTAGAAGATCTTTGCTCAAAGGATAGCTATCTTTAGTCTAGACCTATCTTTCGTAGGTCTGTCTTGTAAGTTTTTCAATTCATGTATCATCATAGTTACAAAGCGGTAAGGTACCCAAAGGTCATCAAAGATATTAAAAACGTTCTGCAAATAATGCAATTATACGCAGCTTATACAGACTTAACATGTGATTTTCACCAGTCATTTAACTAAAGGTTAAATTAATATAATGGAGCATAACTACCTTGAGCAATGCGTAGAGTTCATTTGCTAAATACAGTTGTTCTTTTTGTTCTGATCCTTGTTACAATCTTCAGTATGCCTTTCACCGTACCAACTTTGCTGAATCCTATGATACGTGCTTCGACATCGCAGAGTCTTAACTGGGCCGGTTACGCAGTAGCTGTTGAACAAGTGTAAATTCAGTTAATGGATCATTTGTGGTACCCCAGCTTACGTGCAGTAACAAGCAATCCTATGTTGCCCTTTGGGTAGGAATAGACGGGTATAATGATAGCACAGTTGAGCAGACTGGTGTGCTAGGACAGTGCAGTCATGGTATGGCTGTTTATTCGGCATGGTATGAATTCTATCCCTCTTCTCCTGTGTATGCTCCAAGTAGTGATGTTGTCAAGCTAGGAGATTTTATTTATGCGAACATATCTTATGATGCCTCATCACAAAAATTTGTGACTACGCTCTATGACAAAAACGAAAGCTGGACATATACATCCCATGCTACATCTGTCAGTGGTGCTTTAAGAAGTTCTGCTGAGTGGATACTTGAAAGACCCGCCATAGGAGGAAGCCTGACAACCTTAGCGAATTTTGGCACAGCATATTATGGTGAAGACTATACCTTTATACAAGGGACCAATTACGCATCAATAGCTGGCAGCACCGAACCTATAGCCTTCTTTCCTTATACTCAAATTACGATGGTGACAAGAGGTCATAGCTCGGTATTAGCCTCGCCCTCAAGCGTTACTTCCTCTGGAACAAGCTTCTACGTAACATACGGATAGCATAAATGCATTCTGTGTTGTATTTGAAGTGAATCAACTTATTTTATCCATATACAATGGCTTAACGGTATTTACTGCATACTGAGATGTGATACATCATTTCGAACTGGCAAAATTTCTATCAGTATGCAATTTTATACAGAATTCACCAAGGAACTGCTATAGAGCTAATGCTTCAGGGATGAGAAGTTGCTGTTGACTATTCATACAGTCTGGTAGCTGTACCTCTGATTAAGAATCAGAAAAACGTGCTGTTTTCCTCCGAATAGAAGCGATGCAACATAAAAGAAGTGC encodes:
- a CDS encoding LLM class flavin-dependent oxidoreductase, which encodes MKPLFGVNINPDSKHIDDSFAIAKLADLYGLDMIGMQDHPYNPNFLDTWTFLTALVMSTKMVHLMINVADLPLRPPAMLAKAVASLDLITKGRIELGMGAGAFWDGIESLGGIRREPKEAVDAFEEALKIIKLLLNTESSQQQVSFTGRYYSLKNAQFGPKPYHAIRIWVGGYGARMLKLTGQLADGWTISLPYLPAENIPSKKMIIEQSAKEAKREPSSIIVNYNFGGLIVNDNYKHATSSANVIIATVNEWVDILQYFYRLGINSFNFWPAGKDKIAQSELFAKEVVPRAKRSFASVA
- a CDS encoding type IA DNA topoisomerase; the encoded protein is MKLVITEKERMAFNIARALGKYARKRIGLIYFYQVGEFSILPLKGHITNYITRKDISYWTYSSVDKILQDPFSIVKVMSAKGYYSAIRTLAEKSEEIIIATDPDEEGENIGLEIIEILEGLHKPIKRLWLTTTIQSDIIKAFSNLRSFNKNLALSVEARRKIDSITGFAGTRELTLRLKVGKNVMSFGRVQTSTLWIIVQREREINSFVSKPYWEIIADVEGNKFTHVSSPFFDKEKAEQIFSKVKGSKVMSCSNITINVEEIRPPRPLNTADMLKVATGLMHISPSRVMSLAEKLYLYGRITYPRVENQTYTSSFNHRANLGRLQATSLADYVKSLMARDILQPSKGRYYEDHEPITPIAPITEVNDLHLRRLYEIILRHYLSIFGPPAKLLNTKVEGVINEELFTAEGKEVLEPGFYKVYYYSVREKKLSREFRKNMDYSVNSIDIVEKKTEPPPRFTLQSLLAEMEKLGIGTKSTRPQMIDILRRRKYIDVKGMIVYPTVTGLKLIEYIGDRWMDYISPEFTARVEEEMRKISEGKKDWMELVEDERKNFSNAIQRIRQNTD
- a CDS encoding dihydrolipoyl dehydrogenase codes for the protein MSEADIIYDVIIVGSGTAMNLVNPLIRQNPAIKIAVIDKDEPGGICLTRGCIPSKIMLYPAELIRSIERADELGLELQIRSVSYNKIMNRMRSLIDEEINSISEGLSNAENIDYYHSVAEFISPYTMKVNGKVIKGKMIFLTTGSRAKIPSIKGLEKTHYYTSDSIIRMEMKNLPKSLAIIGGGYIAAEFGHFFSAMGSSVTILGKNSQFLPDEEPEVSALAKKELGRYMTIYTGYQVEEVEQLPSGIKRIKAVSTVSKGTLYVEAEELLLAAGRAPNNDILKPEKGGIELTKEGWIKVNEYFETSQPNVWAFGDADGRYLFKHVANYESEVVFYNALLKRKVKVDYHAIPHAVFTYPEIASVGMKEKVASDHYGSDNILIGFYRYEYTAKGEAMNVKDYFVKVIIKRDTMQILGAHIIGPYASILIQEIINLMYTQDRSIFPMQDAIHIHPSLSEVVQRAFGNLMNPSEYRHMLQHYFEESGIEIGQ